In the Gallaecimonas pentaromativorans genome, one interval contains:
- a CDS encoding DUF3301 domain-containing protein, which produces MSELLWLLAVAIGLFIFWRLRQQEEWARLAAANLCKQQQLQLLEVALVKRRLGKGGLIHRYALDFSQSADTRYQAVFEMQGRKMVSVEWPVMRDI; this is translated from the coding sequence TTGAGCGAGTTACTGTGGCTACTGGCCGTTGCTATCGGGCTCTTTATTTTCTGGCGCCTGCGCCAACAAGAAGAGTGGGCCCGCCTGGCAGCGGCTAATCTGTGCAAACAGCAGCAATTGCAACTGCTGGAAGTGGCGCTGGTCAAAAGGCGCCTAGGGAAAGGTGGCCTTATTCACCGCTACGCCCTGGATTTTAGCCAGTCGGCTGACACCCGCTATCAGGCAGTCTTTGAGATGCAAGGCAGGAAGATGGTGAGCGTGGAGTGGCCGGTAATGCGGGATATCTAA
- a CDS encoding DUF2789 domain-containing protein codes for MEQPVHYLRELFAQLGLPDGHDDIEQFIATHQGLNARTNLADAPFWSQSQASFLREGLRADSDWAEPIDELNVRLR; via the coding sequence ATGGAACAACCGGTACATTACTTGCGCGAGCTTTTTGCGCAGTTGGGCCTACCCGACGGCCACGACGATATTGAGCAATTTATTGCGACTCACCAGGGCCTGAACGCCAGAACCAACCTGGCCGATGCGCCGTTTTGGAGCCAGTCACAGGCCAGCTTTCTGCGCGAAGGGCTAAGGGCCGACTCTGACTGGGCCGAGCCTATTGATGAGTTGAACGTGCGTTTGCGCTGA
- a CDS encoding Zn-ribbon-containing protein — MYLVDVTFDLYEDSAVHLVEGAVMRVFDAWRHQGQVLGRELPTWIKDGSLNLRVVCPEPDSLHSRHLSPAGRHALKKLGEAGLTQPRVKLLGRDLFSDTTAEPEPPSWQLLYATFVHNCSPLRSGDTLAPIPLYRVPAIANGDHKLLLRWQDDWMACDQLQMNGVSAEQSALFELGAPQSPLGRRGTDFAKRLEYLTKIPTYYYLYRVGGESQEAEAQRPCPGCGQPWRLAETLHGIIDFKCDACRLVSNLSWDFQ; from the coding sequence ATGTACCTGGTTGACGTGACCTTTGATCTGTATGAAGACAGCGCCGTGCACCTGGTAGAAGGGGCAGTGATGCGCGTCTTTGACGCTTGGCGCCATCAGGGCCAGGTATTGGGCCGGGAGCTGCCCACCTGGATAAAAGACGGCAGCCTCAACTTGCGGGTGGTGTGCCCCGAACCTGACAGCCTGCACAGCCGTCACTTGTCACCGGCTGGGCGCCATGCCCTGAAAAAACTGGGCGAAGCGGGCCTGACCCAACCTAGGGTCAAACTGCTGGGGCGAGACTTGTTTTCCGACACCACCGCCGAGCCAGAGCCTCCTAGCTGGCAGCTGCTCTACGCCACCTTTGTGCACAACTGCAGCCCGCTTCGCAGTGGTGATACCCTGGCGCCCATTCCCCTTTACCGGGTGCCGGCCATCGCCAACGGCGACCATAAACTGCTGCTGCGCTGGCAAGACGACTGGATGGCGTGCGATCAGTTGCAGATGAACGGCGTAAGCGCTGAGCAGTCAGCGCTGTTTGAATTGGGCGCCCCTCAAAGCCCCCTTGGCCGGCGCGGCACCGACTTTGCCAAACGCCTCGAGTATCTGACCAAGATCCCCACCTATTACTATCTGTACCGGGTCGGCGGCGAGAGCCAGGAAGCCGAAGCGCAGCGTCCCTGCCCTGGCTGCGGCCAGCCCTGGCGACTGGCCGAAACGCTGCACGGCATCATCGACTTTAAATGCGACGCCTGCCGGCTGGTATCCAATCTCAGCTGGGATTTTCAGTAA
- the syd gene encoding SecY-interacting protein codes for MDSLSALERLFSRIPQDHDCWRYQPDPDWPSPCEGDGRWHPVKREPAGDFANVESALELELHPSIKAYFSHYFMEYLRVGHQRGEVQLLGAWNAQDFERLQQNIIGHVLMKRRLKQPVTVFFACTDDDNFMLSIDNQSGEVVLEPVGKEATEVLAPSLAAFLDSLTENPS; via the coding sequence ATGGACAGCCTAAGCGCCCTTGAACGCCTCTTTAGCCGTATTCCCCAAGACCACGATTGCTGGCGCTACCAGCCCGACCCCGACTGGCCATCCCCCTGTGAAGGCGACGGGCGCTGGCACCCGGTAAAGCGCGAGCCTGCCGGCGATTTTGCCAATGTCGAGAGCGCCCTTGAGCTTGAACTGCATCCCAGCATCAAAGCCTATTTCAGCCACTACTTTATGGAATACCTGCGGGTGGGCCATCAGCGTGGCGAAGTGCAGCTACTGGGGGCCTGGAACGCGCAGGACTTTGAGCGGTTGCAGCAAAACATCATTGGCCACGTGCTGATGAAGCGGCGCCTAAAGCAACCGGTAACGGTGTTTTTTGCCTGCACCGACGACGACAACTTCATGCTCAGCATCGACAACCAAAGCGGCGAGGTGGTGCTGGAGCCGGTGGGTAAAGAGGCGACCGAGGTCTTGGCGCCGTCCCTGGCCGCCTTTCTCGACAGCCTTACTGAAAATCCCAGCTGA
- the queF gene encoding NADPH-dependent 7-cyano-7-deazaguanine reductase QueF (Catalyzes the NADPH-dependent reduction of 7-cyano-7-deazaguanine (preQ0) to 7-aminomethyl-7-deazaguanine (preQ1) in queuosine biosynthesis), which produces MPKNSLYDGAHELADLPLGKTSQYQDQYDPSQLRAVPRSLNRDSLALGDALPFVGEDIWNGYELSWLNAKGKPVVALAQFRFPATSPNLVESKSFKLYLNSFNQTRFESADALKAALEADLSATAGGKASVSLYGPADLAAMPLADLDGQCLDELDIEVDDYHFNPDILDGLGGAEQVEEKLVSHLLKSNCLITSQPDWGSVQIHYRGPKIDREKLLRYLISFRQHNEFHEQCVERIYMDLSRRLAPEFLLVSARYTRRGGLDINPWRASEPVLMSNPRLPRQ; this is translated from the coding sequence ATGCCAAAAAACTCCCTTTATGACGGCGCCCATGAGCTTGCCGATCTGCCGCTGGGTAAGACCAGCCAGTATCAGGACCAATACGACCCCAGCCAGCTTCGCGCCGTGCCAAGAAGCCTCAACCGCGACAGCCTGGCCCTTGGCGATGCCCTGCCTTTTGTGGGCGAAGACATCTGGAACGGCTATGAGCTGTCTTGGCTCAACGCCAAAGGCAAACCGGTGGTGGCCCTGGCGCAGTTTCGCTTCCCGGCTACCAGCCCCAATTTGGTTGAATCCAAGTCCTTTAAGCTCTACCTCAACAGCTTTAACCAGACCCGTTTTGAAAGCGCAGATGCACTGAAAGCGGCCCTGGAAGCAGACCTGAGCGCCACCGCCGGTGGCAAGGCGTCGGTCAGCCTGTATGGCCCGGCAGACCTTGCCGCCATGCCTTTGGCTGACCTCGATGGCCAGTGCCTTGATGAATTGGATATCGAGGTAGATGACTATCACTTTAACCCCGATATTCTCGACGGCCTGGGCGGCGCCGAGCAGGTGGAAGAAAAGCTGGTTAGTCACCTTCTTAAATCCAACTGCCTTATTACCTCCCAGCCCGATTGGGGCTCGGTGCAAATTCATTACCGCGGCCCCAAAATCGACCGGGAAAAGCTGCTGCGCTACCTCATCAGTTTTCGCCAGCACAACGAGTTCCACGAGCAATGTGTCGAGCGCATTTATATGGATTTAAGCCGCCGCCTGGCTCCCGAGTTTCTGCTGGTATCGGCCCGCTACACCCGCCGCGGCGGCCTTGACATCAACCCCTGGCGCGCCAGCGAGCCGGTATTGATGAGCAACCCCCGCCTGCCCCGACAATGA
- a CDS encoding M61 family metallopeptidase, which translates to MKPLFAILCAAASLSAKADVQYQMTITDPAHHLAQVEMTQAKGAGKVDLMMPAWRTGRYQILDQADTLRAVTASIDGQPVAIEKIDKSTWRVMAEQSGTLKVSYQLYANRLGERLHHIDDSHAFIDASGAFLYSAATRQQPVTVALSVPKGWRSASGMEKTGEHSFKAANYDVLIDSPIETGIHQDYAFGAGGKDYQLVIWGDGNYQGQQMADDLKKMVTASQAIWQGYPFDRYLFMVHATSGERGATEHLNSTIIQTSRYNFAPREAYLRFLGTAAHEFVHTWNVKAYRGEGLVPYDYQHENYATLLWLAEGSTSYFQNQLLLRAGLMKPEEYFKVLASSIKAYRANPGRFSQSVSQASFDSWIEKGGDYGHNFSVNIYSEGALVSWLLDADLLKTTANKVSYRDLHQRLYAKHRIPETFNDQTLLDELKSLSGKDYSAFWAKKVKAPLGDIDFDALLDQFGLKLDAGDQALFTGLTLDDKGAVLGVEKDSPAWQAGLSDGDILVALDGLRLVPGTLEERLKAHKAGDKVKLTLFRRDALQSLEVTLGERPAEYKVVPVKHPSRAQKVAFKAWLGIDLPAPDANKA; encoded by the coding sequence ATGAAACCTCTTTTTGCCATTTTGTGCGCCGCTGCCAGCCTCTCGGCCAAGGCCGACGTGCAATATCAGATGACAATCACCGATCCGGCTCACCACCTGGCTCAGGTAGAAATGACCCAGGCCAAAGGGGCGGGCAAGGTGGATTTGATGATGCCTGCCTGGCGTACCGGTCGCTACCAAATCCTTGATCAGGCTGACACTTTACGTGCCGTTACCGCCAGCATAGACGGCCAGCCGGTCGCTATCGAGAAAATAGACAAGAGCACCTGGCGGGTGATGGCAGAGCAAAGCGGTACCCTCAAAGTGAGCTACCAGCTCTATGCCAATCGCCTGGGTGAGCGCCTGCATCATATCGACGACAGCCATGCCTTTATCGACGCCAGCGGCGCCTTTCTTTACAGCGCCGCCACCCGCCAGCAGCCGGTAACGGTGGCACTGAGCGTGCCCAAGGGCTGGCGCTCGGCCTCCGGCATGGAAAAAACAGGCGAGCATAGTTTCAAGGCGGCCAACTATGACGTACTGATCGACTCGCCCATCGAAACCGGCATCCACCAGGATTATGCCTTCGGCGCCGGCGGCAAGGACTACCAACTGGTTATCTGGGGCGACGGCAACTACCAGGGCCAGCAAATGGCCGACGATCTTAAAAAGATGGTTACCGCCAGCCAGGCCATCTGGCAAGGCTACCCCTTTGACCGGTACCTGTTTATGGTGCATGCCACCAGCGGTGAGCGTGGCGCCACCGAACACCTCAACTCAACCATTATCCAGACCAGCCGTTACAATTTTGCGCCCCGCGAGGCCTACCTGCGCTTTTTGGGGACCGCCGCCCACGAATTTGTGCACACCTGGAACGTCAAGGCCTACCGGGGAGAGGGCCTGGTGCCCTACGACTACCAGCACGAGAACTACGCCACCTTGCTGTGGCTGGCCGAAGGTTCCACCAGTTATTTTCAAAACCAACTGCTGCTGCGGGCTGGCCTGATGAAGCCGGAGGAATACTTCAAGGTATTGGCCAGCAGCATCAAGGCGTACCGAGCCAATCCAGGCCGGTTCAGCCAATCGGTGTCGCAGGCCTCCTTTGACAGCTGGATAGAAAAAGGCGGCGATTACGGCCACAACTTCAGCGTCAATATCTACTCCGAAGGGGCCTTGGTGTCCTGGCTGCTGGATGCCGACCTTTTAAAAACCACTGCCAATAAGGTCAGCTACCGTGACCTGCACCAGCGTCTTTACGCCAAGCACCGCATCCCTGAAACCTTTAACGACCAGACCCTGCTGGACGAGCTGAAAAGCCTCTCCGGTAAGGACTACAGCGCCTTTTGGGCCAAGAAGGTCAAAGCGCCACTGGGGGATATCGATTTTGACGCGCTGCTGGACCAGTTCGGTCTCAAGCTCGACGCCGGTGACCAAGCTCTTTTTACCGGCCTGACCCTGGATGACAAAGGCGCGGTGCTGGGAGTAGAAAAGGACTCTCCTGCCTGGCAGGCGGGGCTCAGCGATGGCGATATCCTGGTGGCCCTTGATGGCTTGCGCCTGGTGCCCGGCACCTTGGAGGAGCGCCTCAAAGCCCATAAGGCCGGCGACAAGGTCAAACTGACCCTGTTTCGCCGCGACGCCCTGCAAAGTCTGGAGGTAACCCTTGGCGAGCGCCCGGCCGAGTACAAGGTGGTACCGGTCAAGCATCCTTCCCGCGCCCAGAAGGTGGCCTTCAAGGCCTGGCTTGGTATTGACCTGCCAGCGCCGGATGCCAACAAGGCCTGA
- a CDS encoding tetratricopeptide repeat protein gives MRTLLLCLALASLPVLAVTSDELQDARLEVSEHPDAALTLAEHTLADPNAKALYFQALLLKSWAELKENPQNTDISAALEKLKALAAEGTTPLLKADYAFLRASVAMEQHADSNTAQPLLEEAMSYCRPFSQMAAYRYCAEITAYAANSYAFSGDLAKAKTLIGDSYRFAKLGGSNGTYLDVKLLEAALARRQGDSAKALTLLKEAELEAQQMGEKRRQGRALSRQGLIYLELSQYSQAEQNLMDALALFEQQGDKADTAETFRYLGQMMLAQNKTNLAIVQFYNALDIANQLHWQVTASRLMLDIGQTYHQMGNLKKAQDFLSRAMATMESHNLSLYLPRAHYQMALLYEDKKQDDKAAIELNAALDGTRKNPTVERQLELDTMNRLVALYERQGKYKAALDMAKAVAALPAHDAPRQPVTIEVVAPPTPFPQHNDGTPPWIMVVTGVVGLILGVAVTWLLTRRRRPTKPRKDKVALHPASGFLSMQGFLNEGDKLLGELRLAMDVTNAGSTKPDHQPLAAILCNLPGMASAYETYGFEQSRQELRRFAKQLQNLLPEARMMVQPSRDYLLFVLPSPTGGKEMQLTERLRQVISLAAKDTFLDMKELCFAGTLLPLLPYHPRVGSAMTVFETLLFTLSLGCIGKPFSDLWLIGQSCTLPSAMSDPLRESLGEAMQNGTVKVVGLPYGELTQRLQQLAARQETFKVNWPTVEEAQPIV, from the coding sequence ATGAGAACGCTACTGCTTTGCCTGGCGCTGGCCAGCCTGCCGGTGCTCGCCGTCACTTCCGATGAACTTCAGGACGCCCGCCTGGAGGTCTCAGAGCATCCTGATGCGGCCCTCACCCTGGCCGAGCATACCCTTGCCGACCCCAATGCCAAGGCCCTGTATTTTCAGGCACTGCTTCTTAAAAGCTGGGCTGAACTTAAAGAAAATCCGCAAAACACCGACATTTCAGCGGCTTTGGAGAAGCTTAAAGCCCTGGCAGCAGAGGGAACGACCCCTTTGCTTAAAGCCGATTACGCTTTTCTTCGCGCCTCCGTGGCCATGGAGCAGCACGCCGACAGCAACACCGCCCAACCCTTGCTGGAAGAGGCCATGAGTTACTGCCGGCCTTTTAGCCAGATGGCGGCCTATCGTTACTGCGCGGAGATCACCGCTTATGCCGCCAACAGTTACGCTTTCAGTGGCGATCTGGCCAAAGCCAAAACCTTGATTGGCGACAGTTACCGCTTTGCCAAACTCGGCGGCAGCAACGGCACCTACCTGGACGTCAAACTGCTGGAAGCGGCCCTTGCCCGGCGCCAAGGAGACTCAGCCAAAGCCCTGACCCTGCTAAAAGAAGCTGAGCTGGAAGCCCAGCAAATGGGCGAGAAGCGCCGCCAGGGGCGAGCACTCAGTCGCCAAGGCTTGATTTATCTGGAATTAAGCCAATATAGCCAGGCCGAGCAAAACCTGATGGATGCCCTGGCGCTTTTTGAGCAACAAGGCGATAAGGCCGACACCGCTGAGACCTTTCGTTACCTGGGGCAAATGATGCTGGCCCAGAACAAGACCAACCTGGCCATAGTGCAGTTCTACAACGCCCTAGATATCGCCAACCAATTGCATTGGCAGGTGACCGCCAGCAGGCTGATGCTGGATATCGGCCAAACCTACCATCAAATGGGCAACCTCAAAAAGGCCCAAGATTTTCTCAGCCGTGCCATGGCCACCATGGAGAGTCATAACCTCAGCCTGTATCTGCCCCGCGCTCACTATCAAATGGCACTGCTTTATGAAGATAAAAAGCAGGACGACAAAGCCGCCATTGAGCTCAACGCCGCCCTCGACGGCACCCGCAAAAACCCCACGGTCGAGCGCCAATTGGAGCTCGATACCATGAACAGGCTGGTGGCCCTCTATGAACGTCAAGGCAAATATAAAGCGGCCCTGGATATGGCCAAAGCCGTGGCAGCCCTACCCGCGCACGATGCTCCCCGTCAGCCGGTGACCATTGAAGTGGTTGCGCCGCCAACGCCATTCCCCCAACACAATGATGGTACGCCGCCTTGGATAATGGTTGTTACCGGGGTAGTGGGGTTGATATTGGGCGTTGCTGTGACTTGGCTACTGACCCGCCGGCGCCGGCCCACCAAGCCGCGTAAAGACAAAGTGGCTTTGCATCCGGCCAGCGGCTTTTTAAGCATGCAGGGCTTTTTAAACGAAGGGGACAAACTGCTGGGCGAGCTGCGCCTGGCCATGGATGTCACCAATGCCGGCAGCACCAAACCAGACCATCAACCCCTCGCTGCCATTCTGTGTAATTTGCCCGGTATGGCCAGCGCCTACGAAACCTATGGTTTTGAGCAAAGCCGCCAAGAGCTTCGCCGTTTTGCCAAACAGCTGCAAAACCTGCTGCCCGAAGCACGAATGATGGTTCAGCCCTCTCGCGATTACCTGCTCTTCGTGCTGCCAAGCCCAACCGGTGGTAAAGAAATGCAGCTCACCGAGCGACTGCGCCAGGTCATTTCGCTGGCCGCCAAAGACACCTTTTTAGACATGAAAGAGCTGTGCTTTGCCGGCACCTTGCTGCCGCTGCTGCCCTACCACCCCAGGGTGGGCTCGGCCATGACCGTGTTCGAGACCTTGCTCTTTACCCTAAGCCTTGGCTGCATCGGCAAACCCTTTAGCGACTTGTGGCTGATTGGCCAAAGCTGCACCCTGCCTTCGGCCATGTCCGACCCACTCAGAGAGAGCCTGGGAGAGGCCATGCAAAACGGCACGGTCAAGGTGGTGGGGCTACCTTATGGAGAACTGACCCAGCGTTTGCAACAGCTGGCTGCCCGTCAGGAAACTTTCAAGGTAAACTGGCCAACAGTAGAAGAGGCTCAGCCCATTGTATGA